The Thermodesulfobacteriota bacterium genome includes the window ACAACCGGGCCGAGCAGGCTGAAATGCGGAGACTGCCATGACGAGGAGCATCATCCTGGGCACCGGCTCGGCTGCCCCCAGCCAGGTGGTCACCAACCGGGACCTGGAGGGCCGCATCGACACCTCCGACGCGTGGATCGTGCAGCGCACCGGCATTCGGGAGCGCCGGATGGCCCGGGCCGGGGAGAAGTGGTCGGACTTCATGGTGCCCGCCTGCCGCGACGCCCTGGAAATGGCGGGTCTGGAGGCCGGCGACGTGGACCTGATCGTGGTCGGCACCCTCACCGCCGACATGCTCATGCCCTCGGGCGGGTGCACGCTCCAGGCGGCCCTCGGGGCAACCCACGCCGCCGCCTTCGACGTGGCGGCCGCGTGCTCGGGCTTCGTGTACGGCCTCACCGTGGCCGACCGCTTCATCCGGGCCGAACCGCACCTGGTGGTGCTGGTGGCCGGGGGTGAGGTCATCTCCCAGCGCATCGACTGGGACGACCGCACCACCGCGGTGCTCTTCGGGGACGGGGGCGGCGCGGCGGTGCTCACGGGCGCAGAGGACGACGGCCGGGGCATCCTGGCCTCCCGCATCCACTCCGACGGCTCCCTCTGGGAGGTGCTCCACGTGCCCGGGGGCGGCTCCCGATACCCCCGCGGGTCGGGCTACGACCCGCGCCTCGACGCCATCCACATGCGGGGCAACGAGCTCTTCAAGGTGGCCGTGAAGTCCATGGAGGACACCTGCCGCGAGGTCCTGGCAGAGGCCGGCGCCGCCGCCGAGGAAGTGGACCTGGTGGTACCCCACCAGGCC containing:
- a CDS encoding beta-ketoacyl-ACP synthase III, producing the protein MTRSIILGTGSAAPSQVVTNRDLEGRIDTSDAWIVQRTGIRERRMARAGEKWSDFMVPACRDALEMAGLEAGDVDLIVVGTLTADMLMPSGGCTLQAALGATHAAAFDVAAACSGFVYGLTVADRFIRAEPHLVVLVAGGEVISQRIDWDDRTTAVLFGDGGGAAVLTGAEDDGRGILASRIHSDGSLWEVLHVPGGGSRYPRGSGYDPRLDAIHMRGNELFKVAVKSMEDTCREVLAEAGAAAEEVDLVVPHQANLRIIQLLAERLGMGMDRVFVNIDRYGNTSAGTIPLALDEAVRGGRVRRGDLVLLPVFGGGLTWGATLLRW